A window of the Anoplolepis gracilipes chromosome 11, ASM4749672v1, whole genome shotgun sequence genome harbors these coding sequences:
- the LOC140671173 gene encoding RNA polymerase II-associated protein 1, whose protein sequence is MANETSQGNCGGELINPPVMTQLQDLLNVKDMVQNIPTTPSNNVLGNIVERKFNEKYRFDSNRVSTVERELGFPKVFKLDDIKLTKKNTNSNQSLFRQHISTLTSVKNDSLKVQKNEFLHCNKEEANFIAEDQLAIEIHQENLDNLAKMSETEILKEKKILENTLDPKIIQFLKNKKKREKRLIEEENVKRTTSVINKAIVTTEAACFSKKMKLFSSDNYDVKIEDNTSSVSIAKETTIDEEISNDKKTKLPLNEKDIKMDCENDTVSIPKSPKELLKTGKQKGWLHMDTPEPEKLKWMEDLPEEKEDEPTNEEYNARFDFNGLLLPYKDENLTLDKGLHHHGEEPERPGYSLQELLQLTRSSIQQQRCKALTTLANVMEKTHEGRYDKALHPSPLTALSQKNILLLLRFSLDDSSIAVVTATLQALRAFLVSEADEICLDRLHGFNGYIEPILMPQLEEKDTSTLKDHELAQLDAVATLLRSDFLLRIRYILNEMHPPPIGITCALEILIRLARHSHTTALNISSTPYLLDTIIQNFMPLSIDQLAMQEAINNVYGIPVVKAIKLCRVLVTYGKKPVAQKLNNFKIIHTILTYVNSDTGKDDLNLSIESLRLWRMLLHYEIGQESVTGVLISQLQLLLSNHDIQSTSKNELACERAAALIAVASYEKSLQLNISILLKKWNTQFSSVSNTTWGVMKLIAETLSTVDKTSVFEIAWLSNKHVFSRLRSSSNLLSNCIPATDREPSCLPSLDVYTENGEPQPIVSINSCIPFFASVLKTFYNHSRIMEIRAILEHPDFGKYIRDLEKFTWTFERSWYSRTELCLLTMVVKAASLLRNTINNQTAEIIWKIAIKLVSALPADATDHVKDLFKIALSNEKINLEIISNELAKLDLATSAAADPVKIDLRFDAVSLYERYIVPNGDWNQAAMPKDWLFLPFVHIYNKCKNDIKFQPEDKDSILMVLSLALIIPDCTRRLSPTLRFSRLVLVYLCDTVYLDKDVSVLLTKVLSDLLTKYHARLDFQAELPGLSSFTDLFTALCEQFCSSSYGDNNFAATLLVPVAQRHDAHYRKLLWSEHAAALRYLRLSPEKLLLPLKDYLYPVEEDASLIDAYITALVRGTIRETWCPVPFAIALHHSAMYLKRTSKLAVRMRTQMEQLRNRDIADRLLHYKLPQL, encoded by the exons ATGGCTAATGAAACCTCACAAGGCAATTGTGGTGGTGAGTTGATAAACCCTCCTGTCATGACTCAACTTCAGGatttattaaatgtgaaaGATATGGTACAGAACATACCTACAACGCCGTCGAATAATGTACTTGGTAATATTGTGGAGAGAAAGTTTAATGAAAAGTATAGGTTTGACAGCAATCGGGTTTCTACCGTAGAACGTGAACTTGGATTTCCTAAGGTTTTTAAATTGGACGATATCAAACTTACGAAAAAA aATACTAATAGCAACCAGAGTTTATTTCGACAACATATTTCAACACTGACATCTGTGAAAAATGATTCATTGAAGGTTCAAAAGAATGAATTCTTGCATTGCAACAAGGAAGaagcaaattttattgcaGAAGATCAATTAGCTATTGAGATTCATCAAGAAAATTTGGATAACTTGGCTAAAATGAGCgaaacagaaatattaaaagaaaagaagatacTTGAGAATACTTTAGAtcctaaaataatacaattcttaaaaaataagaaaaaacgtgaaaaaagattgattgaagaagaaaatgtaaaaaggaCTACATCAGTTATAAATAAAGCAATAGTAACAACAGAAGCAGcatgtttttctaaaaagatgAAACTTTTTTCAAGTGATAATTATGACGTAAAAATAGAGGACAATACATCAAGTGTTTCAATCGCAAAAGAAACAACAATAGATGAAGAAATATCTAACGATAAAAAAACGAAGCTTCCTTTGAATGAGAAAGACATAAAGATGGACTGTGAAAATGACACAGTCAGTATACCAAAGTCACCCAAGGAGCTATTGAAAACAGGCAAACAGAAAGGATGGCTGCATATGGACACACCTGAAccagaaaaattgaaatggaTGGAAGATTTAccagaagaaaaagaagacgaACCTACAAATGAAGAATACAATGCAAGATTTGATTTTAACg GTCTCTTATTACCATACAAAGATGAGAACTTAACCCTAGACAAGGGACTTCATCATCATGGAGAGGAACCCGAACGTCCTGGATATTCCCTTCAAGAATTGCTACAGCTGACCAGATCTTCTATTCAACAGCAACGGTGTAAAGCCCTTACCACTTTAGCTAATGTCATGGAAAAGACACATGAGGGCAGATATGACAAAGCTCTGCATCCATCACCATTAACTGCGTTAAgtcaaaagaatattttgttgttattgAGATTTTCCTTGGATGACTCGTCCATAGCCGTGGTCACAGCGACCTTGCAAGCGCTAAGAGCTTTTTTGGTCAGTGAAGCAGATGAGATATGTCTGGATAGATTACACGGATTCAACGGATACATAGAGCCAATCTTGATGCCTCAACTCGAGGAAAAGGACACGAGTACCCTGAAGGATCACGAATTGGCGCAGTTGGATGCAGTGGCTACGTTACTGAGATCCGATTTCCTGTTGCGAATCAG ATATATCCTAAATGAGATGCATCCACCACCTATCGGAATAACATGTGCCTTAGAGATACTCATTCGTCTTGCGAGACACTCGCACACGACGgcgttaaatatttcatcCACGCCATACTTGTTAGATACTATCATCCAAAATTTTATGCCACTGTCTATAGACCAATTAG CAATGCAGGAGGCAATAAACAACGTTTACGGAATCCCCGTAGTTAAGGCGATTAAACTGTGTCGTGTTCTCGTCACGTATGGTAAAAAGCCTGTTGCACAGAAAttgaataactttaaaattatccaCACCATCTTAACATATGTTAATAGTGATACAGG gAAAGACGATTTGAATCTCAGTATTGAGAGCTTGCGACTCTGGCGCATGTTATTGCACTATGAAATAGGACAGGAAAGTGTTACAGGTGTTCTCATATcacaattacaattattgttGAGTAATCATGATATCCAAAGCACCTCTAAAAACGAGTTGGCCTGCGAACGTGCTGCGGCATTAATTGCTGTAGCGAGTTATGAAAAAAgtttgcaattaaatatatccatattgttaaaaaaatggaatacTCAATTCTCATCAGTATCTAATACAACA TGGGgtgttatgaaattaattgccGAGACTTTATCCACCGTTGACAAGACATCTGTATTCGAAATAGCATGGTTATCCAACAAGCACGTTTTCTCGAGACTTcg TTCTAGTTCGAATTTATTGAGCAACTGTATTCCGGCAACGGATCGAGAACCGTCTTGTCTACCAAGCTTGGACGTTTATACGGAAAATGGAGAACCGCAGCCGATTGTGTCGATAAATTCGTGCATACCGTTCTTTGCATCAGTGCTGAAAACGTTTTATAATCATTCTCGTATAATGGAAATTCGCGCAATACTCGAACATCCGGATTTTGGTAAATACATCCGAGATTTGGAAAAGTTTACTTGGACTTTCGAAAGATCGTGGTACAGTCGAACGGAATTATGTCTGTTGACAATGGTGGTAAAAGCGGCGTCACTCCTGAGAAATACAATCAATAATCAGACAGCAGAAATTATATGGAAAATTGCCATCAAACTCGTGTCGGCTTTACCCGCAGACGCGACAGATCACGTGAAAGATCTCTTCAAAATCGCGCTGTCcaacgagaaaataaatttggagaTAATCTCCAATGAATTGGCCAAATTAGATTTGGCTACGTCGGCCGCAGCAGATCCAGTTAAGATAGATTTACGCTTCGATGCGGTGTCGTTATACGAGAGATACATCGTTCCAAACGGTGATTGGAATCAGGCGGCGATGCCAAAAGATTGGCTGTTCTTGCCGTTCGTtcacatatacaataaatgtaaaaacgaCATTAAGTTTCAGCCGGAGGATAAAGACAGTATTTTAATGGTACTGAGCTTGGCATTGATCATACCCGATTGTACGAGAAGACTGTCACCCACTTTGCGCTTCAGTAGATTAGTACTGGTGTATCTCTGCGACACAGTATACCTGGACAAAGACGTGTCCGTGTTGCTGACGAAGGTCTTGTCGGATCTGTTGACAAAATATCACGCACGATTGGATTTCCAGGCGGAGCTACCGGGACTGAGTTCCTTCACCGATCTGTTTACGGCGTTGTGCGAGCAATTTTGCTCGAGTTCATACGGAGATAACAATTTCGCGGCGACGCTTCTGGTACCGGTGGCGCAACGACATGACGCGCACTATAGGAAACTGCTGTGGTCAGAACACGCAGCCGCCTTGCGATACCTGAGATTGTCGCCGGAGAAATTGCTCTTACCACTAAAAGATTATCTTTATCCAGTGGAGGAGGACGCGTCACTCATAGATGCTTATATCACGGCATTGGTTCGTGGAACCATCAGAGAAACCTGGTGTCCAGTTCCATTCGCGATCGCGCTACATCATTCGGCGATGTACTTAAAACGCACAAGCAAATTGGCAGTGCGAATGCGAACGCAGATGGAGCAGTTGCGGAACAGGGACATCGCGGATAGGTTGCTGCACTACAAACTACCACAGTTATGA
- the LOC140671179 gene encoding CB1 cannabinoid receptor-interacting protein 1, which yields MGADGHFRVTLSLRREPGAGPVYCKMETSARFRQLKTVKLSCETTYRLDISFKPPQLLQSLSIGGKPVEAIERARDSTACAYSAYHSTKDISASARGHREDLSIAMRVLGSGYLTTCLQIKYYRLDDQSHCEWGARLHCIELDCSSVEGRLVTVDRETYRKLGIES from the exons ATGGGGGCCGATGGACATTTTCGCGTGACCTTGTCCCTGAGGAGGGAACCGGGCGCCGGTCCGGTCTACTGCAAGATGGAGACATCCGCCAGATTCCGGCAACTGAAGACGGTGAAGCTGAGCTGCGAGACGACCTACCGCCTCGACATCAGCTTCAAGCCGCCGCAACTGCTGCA ATCCCTGAGTATCGGTGGGAAACCGGTGGAGGCGATTGAACGTGCGAGGGACAGCACGGCGTGTGCCTACAGCGCTTATCACAGCACGAAAGATATCTCGGCGAGCGCACGTGGCCACCGGGAGGATCTGTCGATCGCTATGCGAGTGCTCGGTTCCGGTTACCTGACCACGTGCCTGCAGATCAAATATTATCGTCTAGATGATCAGAGTCACTGCGAGTGGGGTGCTAGACTGCACTGCATCGAGCTTGATTGCTCCAGCGTCGAAGGACGTCTTGTCACAGTAGACCGGGAGACATACAGAAAGCTCGGCATAGAATCTTAA
- the LOC140671427 gene encoding probable tRNA (uracil-O(2)-)-methyltransferase, with translation MDFKQIAKENINSSISQFWKAIAIWIRNPHVVNRRLLGSQELLTIKVNCNVLDIFERIEKLYIQPNDFECDLPSRNIKDLLDMLNITEYCQPFECMDIFEALNDNKKYLCIKKLLPRNTQIFSPTLEFVFIDKTFATVIIFHKPIILDKQSLGPNVAYSIQHHECDISINICKSDADNCSKSCNWLKFKFFPRLIKWMESENNISSCSLKISSLSLVTIGDYTCLYNRLKEKYGVKMVEIWPENTDPAKFVYEDIAIATYLLLLWYKERQEKGTQELQSFVDLGCGNGLLVYILSSEGHKGMGIDLRRRKIWDLFPKNTHLQVSTIVPSSETVFPGVDWIIGNHTDELTPWIPVIAARSSYECRFFLLPCCAYEFDGMKYRRCNASESQYSEYMSYIKSVCEGCGFLTLMDRLRIPSTKRTCFIGWKRTYARESSVIIDVNIQKIINARSTVVIPLQKETIENEGKDGMWSSSFKPRSSTERTRNCTQLDKKLVFDIVDTVAAHLLRTDRRISLERRHDETWNAGGQISIGEVAKLLAPEMLRQLRNECGGLQTLLKNHNHIFCVTQGKVQFRIPGIIDKKKRRKRNNSKPLRKIKPCWFHKNHPDGCPVLEIDCDFQH, from the exons atggattttaaacaaattgctAAGGAGAACATCAATAGCAGTATCTCTCAATTTTGGAAAGCCATCGCAATCTGGATTAGAAATCCTCATGTTGTTAATCGTAGGCTTCTAGGATCTCAGGAactattaacaattaaagtcAATTGCAATGTTCTGGATATTTTCGAACGCATTGAGAAACTCTATATCCAACCTAATGATTTCGAGTGTGATTTACcttcaagaaatataaaagacttATTAGACATGTTGAATATCACAGAATATTGTCAACCATTTGAATGTATGGATATATTTGAGGCGttaaacgataataaaaaatatctatgtatTAAAAAGCTTCTGCCTCGCAACACGCAGATATTCTCGCCTACGCTGGAATTTGTATTTATCGACAAGACATTCGCCAccgttattatttttcacaaaccGATCATCCTGGATAAACAGTCTCTGGGTCCAAATGTAGCTTACAGTATACAGCATCACGAATGTGAcatctctataaatatatgtaaatcggACGCTGATAATTGTAGCAAAAGTTGTAACTggttaaaattcaaattttttccacGTCTAATAAAGTGGATGGAAAGCGAGAACAATATAAGCAGTTGCAGTTTGAAAATTAGTTCCCTTAGTCTTGTCACCATTGGGGATTACACCTGCTTGTACAATCGCCTAAAGGAGAAATATGGCGTGAAAATGGTGGAGATATGGCCAGAGAACACAGATCCGGCAAAGTTTGTTTACGAGGACATTGCGATCGCGACATATTTGTTGCTACTGTGGTACAAAGAGAGACAGGAAAAGGGTACACAGGAGCTGCAATCGTTCGTTGATCTCGGCTGCGGCAACGGTCTTCTCGTCTACATTTTGTCTAGCGAGGGTCACAAAGGAATGGGAATCGATTTGCGCAGAAGAAAGATTTGGGACCTGTTTCCAAAAAATACTCATTTGcaa GTCAGCACGATTGTTCCATCTTCAGAGACAGTCTTCCCCGGCGTGGACTGGATCATAGGGAATCATACGGACGAACTTACTCCGTGGATCCCGGTGATTGCGGCGCGCAGTTCCTACGAGTGCCGATTCTTCCTATTGCCATGCTGCGCCTACGAATTCGATGGCATGAAATATCGGCGATGTAACGCCAGTGAGAGCCAATATTCGGAGTACATGTCTTACATTAAGAGCGTATGCGAAGGCTGCGGCTTCCTTACGCTAATGGACAGGTTGCGAATCCCATCGACTAAGCGAACTTGTTTCATCGGATGGAAGAGAACTTACGCGAGGGAGAGCTCCGTCATTATAGATGTCAACATTCAAAAAATCATCAATGCGAGATCGACAGTTGTCATTCCACTTCAAAAAGAAACCATAGAAAACGAAGGGAAAGATGGTATGTGGTCTTCAAGCTTCAAACCGAGGAGCTCGACAGAGCGAACGCGCAACTGTACGCAATTAGACAAAAAACTAGTTTTTGACATAGTCGACACAGTCGCGGCACATCTTTTGCGAACCGATCGCAGGATATCGCTAGAACGGAGACACGATGAGACGTGGAACGCCGGTGGGCAAATCAGCATCGGTGAGGTGGCAAAGTTATTGGCGCCCGAAATGCTACGACAACTACGTAACGAATGTGGAGGACTGCAAACTTTACTGAAGAATCATAATCACATTTTTTGCGTCACTCAAGGAAAAGTGCAATTTAGGATTCCTGGAATCATTGATAAAAAGAAGAGGAGGAAAAGGAATAATAGCAAAccattaagaaaaattaagccTTGTTGGTTTCACAAGAACCATCCTGATGGGTGTCCCGTTCTCGAAATCGACTGTGACTTTCAACATTGA
- the Pisd gene encoding phosphatidylserine decarboxylase proenzyme, mitochondrial produces MKNMWRLSRLIRGYQHCGSLLKITSQRSTSLVRSCTSSVNIKYIKNTRRRWLMIVSGIGLSLLTATQWDYLHKHGYSIDIHDRPELLNDVVVTCYCCLPLRTTSRIWGWLTSIELPVGLRPMLYGFYANMFHADLGEIELDLSAFPNLVEFFVRALKHNARPIAVNTNMISPADGKVLYFGPVTSCRVEQVKGVTYDLRQFLGDVNKSTSNKIADDYVNSLLKNPDNRLYQLIIYLAPGDYHRFHSPTDWNIKLRRHFPGKLLSVNPKILKFMPNLFSLNERVVYIGEWTNGFMAYTAIGATNVGSIRIYCDGNLATNTVQWPEFAYSKEANLNAHINKGELFGEFRLGSTIVLLFEAPRDFRFSLQVGQTIKVGQALSMHFNNEERQIERRHLIMDAAQDWRRIWSRNIDSRMIK; encoded by the exons atgaaaaatatgtggaGACTGAGTCGTCTTATCAG AGGATATCAACATTGTGGctctttgttaaaaataacgtCACAACGTTCGACAAGTCTTGTCAGAAGCTGTACGTCAAgtgtcaatataaaatatattaagaacaCTCGTCGACGATGGCTAATGATTGTTTCTGGAATTGGATTATCATTACTCACAGCAACACAATGGGATTATTTACACAAACATGGATATTCCATCGACATCCACGATAGGCCAGAATTGTTAAACGATGTTGTG GTTACATGTTACTGCTGTCTGCCGTTGAGAACAACCAGCAGGATATGGGGTTGGTTAACCAGCATTGAATTGCCAGTTGGTTTAAGACCAATGCTTTATGGATTTTATGCGAACATGTTTCATGCCGATTTAGGTGAGATAGAATTAGATCTGTCTGCATTTCCAAACCTAGTGGAATTTTTTGTGCGGGCACTTAAACACAATGCAAGACCAATTGCTGTGAATACAAACatg ATTTCACCTGCAGATGGTAAAGTCCTTTATTTTGGACCGGTAACTTCTTGCCGCGTGGAACAAGTAAAAGGAGTAACGTATGATCTTAGGCAGTTTTTAGGCGATGTGAACAAATCTACATCAAACAAAATCGCAGACGATTATGTTAATTCACTTTTGAAAAATCCAGATAAtagattatatcaattaatcatttatttggCACCTGGTGATTATCATCGATTTCACAGTCCCACCGATTGGAATATAAAACTCCGACGACATTTTCCAG GAAAATTATTAAGCGTCAATCCAAAGATACTCAAATTTATGCCAAATCTGTTCTCGCTGAACGAGCGAGTCGTGTATATCGGGGAATGGACGAACGGTTTCATGGCTTATACGGCGATCGGCGCGACTAACGTGGGTTCCATAAGGATTTATTGCGATGGAAATTTGGCGACCAACACGGTGCAATGGCCGGAATTCGCGTATTCGAAGGAGGCGAATTTAAATGCGCATATAAATAAAGGCGAACTCTTTGGCGAATTCAGACTCGGGTCCACGATCGTGCTTCTGTTCGAGGCACCGCGAGATTTTCGATTCAGCTTGCAAGTCGGCCAGACCATTAAAGTCGGTCAGGCATTGAGCATGCATTTTAACAACGAGGAAAGACAAATCGAACGACGACACTTAATTATGGATGCCGCCCAAGATTGGAGACGTATATGGAGCAGAAATATAGACAGTAGAATGATAAAGTAG
- the LOC140671428 gene encoding uncharacterized protein, with the protein MKGRGCGKIKSETMPPSSHTNWTRPLLKGGQTMQMQVTKQQQQQPMTTMMVTMATPTTTSSSAAIGTGAQNQNVAEHPATPLDRRIKVVLVGDGAVGKTSLVVSYSTNGFPGEYVPTAFDNYNVVVNVDGQPLNVQLCDTAGQDDFDPLRSLCYPETDVFLVCFSVVCPSSYHSVASRWINEVRKYCPGAPIILVGTKSDLRSDVRLMLQLARYGQAPITTIQGHQLARRLGAVNYVETSALTQHDLKEAFDQAIVSALNTRRGGANLLYRRRKPPPLWRRWLCCWERPSSSET; encoded by the exons ATGAAAGGTCGGGGCTGCGGTAAGATCAAGAGCGAGACAATGCCGCCGTCTTCGCATACCAACTGGACAAGGCCGTTGCTCAAGGGTGGACAGACCATGCAGATGCAGGTCACtaaacagcagcagcaacagccgatgacgacgatgatgGTGACAATGGCGACGCCAACGacgacgtcgtcgtcggcgGCTATCGGTACTGGAGCGCAAAATCAAAACGTAGCGGAGCATCCTGCGACACCGCTCGACAGAAGAATCAAAGTGGTCTTGGTAGGTGACGGCGCAGTCGGCAAGACCAGCCTGGTGGTTTCATACTCCACCAACGGCTTCCCTGGAGAATATGTGCCAACTGCGTTTGACAATTATAATG TGGTTGTAAATGTTGATGGACAGCCACTGAATGTCCAGCTATGTGATACAGCAGGCCAGGATGACTTTGATCCCTTGAGATCATTGTGCTATCCCGAGACAGACGTGTTCCTAGTTTGCTTCAGCGTTGTATGCCCTTCATCTTATCACAGTGTGGCTTCCAGATGGATCAATGAAGTGCGAAAATACTGTCCTGGTGCTCCAATTATTTTG GTAGGAACGAAAAGCGATCTAAGATCGGATGTACGTCTGATGTTGCAACTTGCGAGATACGGTCAGGCGCCGATCACCACTATCCAGGGTCATCAGTTGGCGCGGAGACTGGGCGCCGTCAATTACGTCGAAACATCCGCATTGACGCAACACGACCTCAAGGAGGCCTTTGATCAGGCGATAGTCAGTGCCCTCAATACGCGACGTGGAGGCGCCAATTTACTCTATCGGCGTAGGAAGCCGCCCCCATTGTGGCGTAGATGGTTGTGCTGTTGGGAACGCCCGTCTTCGAGCGAGACCTAA